CGTCGTGTCGCGGCCTGTCCCGACACGCTGACCAATCCAGTGCTGCTCGGAAGCTTCATCGTGCCCCTGGGTTTTTCCCAGGCCGGGTGGCCATCGTGGCTCGAAGCCGGCGACAAGCCCGGGTTGAATCTGGGGCTGCTGCCGATGGCGAGAAAGGACGTCGAGCGGATCCACCAGGTGCTGATACTGCAGCGCCGGCTGCGGGAGCCGAGCCGGTCCCCCCACGCGCGGCGGACGCTCGTCCAGCGCTCAGCCTTCGCCGACGCGCTCACCTGGCTCGAAATCCACTCGGGCTTGCCGGATCTGCTGACCTCCTGGCGGGACGAAGTCGGCCAACCGGCGCCGGAATCGACACCCCGGCCACGGCGGCGACGCCGAAGACGCCCCCGGCCGCGATAGCCCCTGCCGGTCTGCCCCGGCTTTCCTTCCCGACGTGCCTCAAGGTAGAATCCATGGGTGCCGGGCTGACCCCGGCTCCTCTCGCCTCGCCCGCCCCCGTCGCCGTTCTTGAGACGAGACGGCTTGTCGGCCCGACACGCTGGCTACCCGAACAAGACGACTGCCTGTTCGCCTAAGTCCTTCGATTCACAAGTTCGGAAACGAACTTATTCCCTCAGGACTTAGTGCTGAGCGAGCATCTTGACGGATCGCCTCGCGAGAATACGTAGCCGTCATCGCGAGTCGAAGCACTAAGGAGACATGCCATGCGCGTGAAGGATTTTCTGACGATTCGCGACTTCGCCAGCGACGAACTACTGTGCCTGCTCGATCTCGCCCGTGACATCAAGGCCAACCCCGGCCGGTTCGCCGACTCACTCAAGGGCAAAACGCTCGCCCTCATCTTCGAGAAGCCTTCGCTCCGGACACGCGTGAGCTTCGACGTGGGCATCCAACAGCTGGGCGGGTACTCGGTCTACCTGTCGCCCGCCGAGATCAATCTCGGCAAGCGCGAGTCGATCTACGACGTCGCCAAGAATCTCGAGCGGATGGTGCAGGGCATCATGATCCGCACCTTCGGCCACGACATCGTCGACAAGATGGCGGAGTACGCAGACATCCCGATCATTAACGGGCTCACCGACTTCAGCCATCCGTGCCAGGCGATGGCGGACTTCCTGACGATCACCGAGATCAAGGGCTCGCTCGCCGGGCTCAAACTCGCCTATGTCGGCGATGGCAACAACGTGTCGAATTCGCTGATGTTCGCGGCGGCGCGGTTCGGCGTGCACATCGCGATTGGCGCGCCGGCCGGGTACCAGCCGAAGCATGAGGTGACGGCGTGGACGCGCACCGAGGGCGCGAAGACCGGATCGACCTGTCTCATCACCGACGATCCGGCCGAAGCCGTCGCGGATGCCGACGTGGTGTACACCGACACCTGGGCGAGCATGGGCCAGGAATCCGAGGCCTACGCGCGCAAGGCGGTCTTCAGACCGTTCCAGGTGAATGCGTCACTGCTCGCCAAGGCCAAGCCGGACTCGATTTTTATGCACTGCCTGCCCGCACATCGCGGCGATGAAGTGACCGACGAGGTCATCGACTCACCGCGCTCGGTCGTGTTCCAGGAAGCCGAGAATCGCTTGCACGCTCAGAAGGCGATCATGCTGGAGCTGATGAAGTAGGTGTGTGGTGGCTCAGACAGCCGTTGTTGCCGTCGGCGGGAACTCGCTCATCCGCGCGGGTGAGAAGGGGACCATTGCGGAACAGCTCGCCAACGCGCGGCGGACGGCGGAGGCCATTGTCCAGATCATCCGCCTGGGCTTCCACGTTGTCGTCACCCACGGCAACGGCCCGCAGGTCGGCGCGGCTTTGCTTCGGTCCGAGCGGTCGGCCGATCACGTCTACACCCACCCGCTCGATGTCTGCGACGCGACCACCCAGGGGGAAATCGGATACCTGTTGCAGCAGTCGCTGCTGGGGGCACTGGCCGACGCGGGGTTGAACACGCCGGTCGTCACTGTGCTGACACAGGTTGTGGTGTCGCTGACCGATCCGGCAATGGAGCGTCCGACCAAGCCCATCGGTCCGTTCTACTCGGCGCGAGAGGCGGAGATCAAGCATCAGCAGTTCGGCTGGCACATCGTCGAGGATGCCGCCCGAGGTTACCGTCGGGTCGTGCCGTCGCCTGAACCGATCGAGATCATCGAAGAAGGCGTCATCAGACGGCTGACGGACACCGGCGTCCTGGTTGTCGCCGTGGGTGGCGGCGGCATTCCGGTGGTGCGCGTGGGGCGCGGGTTGCGTGGCGTTGAGGCCGTCATCGACAAGGATCGGGCGTCGGCCTTGTTGGCCTCGCAGCTTCGGTCGGACCTGTTCATCATTTCGACCGACGCCGAGCGCGTCTGCCTGAACTACAAGAAGGCAGACCAGAGACCGCTCGGGCGGGTCACGGCCGACCAGCTCGCCCGGTACCACGCCGAGGGGCATTTCCCGCCCGGCAACATGGGACCCAAGGTGGAGTCGGCTCTGCGGTTTCTGCGGAACGGCGGGCAGGAAGTGATCATCACCTCCTACCAACGCCTGCTCGATGCGGTCCGGGGAGACGCGGGGACACATATTGTGAGGGGTGAGGCGTGAGGCGTGAGGCATTCGGTAAGAGGCGTGAGGCGGCAGGACACACCCATGAAACTTGATCACGTCATAGAGTCCCAACAGTTCACCGTCCCGCTCCTGATGGAGCTGTTCGATCGGACACGGCAGATGGAGCGCGTGGTCGCGCGCGGCGGCACCCGCGATTACGCCGACAAGATCATGGCATCGCTCTTCTACGAGCCGTCCACGCGCACACGGTTCTCGTTTGAAGCCGCCATGTACCGTCTCGGCGGCCGTGTGCTGTCGACCGAGCACGCGCGGGTGTTCTCGTCCGAGATCGAAGTCGAACAGCTCGAAGACACGATTCGTATCATCTCGTCGTATTCCGACGTGATTGTGCTGCGGCCGACCGAAGAGGGCGGGGCGCGA
This window of the Acidobacteriota bacterium genome carries:
- the argF gene encoding ornithine carbamoyltransferase translates to MRVKDFLTIRDFASDELLCLLDLARDIKANPGRFADSLKGKTLALIFEKPSLRTRVSFDVGIQQLGGYSVYLSPAEINLGKRESIYDVAKNLERMVQGIMIRTFGHDIVDKMAEYADIPIINGLTDFSHPCQAMADFLTITEIKGSLAGLKLAYVGDGNNVSNSLMFAAARFGVHIAIGAPAGYQPKHEVTAWTRTEGAKTGSTCLITDDPAEAVADADVVYTDTWASMGQESEAYARKAVFRPFQVNASLLAKAKPDSIFMHCLPAHRGDEVTDEVIDSPRSVVFQEAENRLHAQKAIMLELMK
- the arcC gene encoding carbamate kinase, with amino-acid sequence MAQTAVVAVGGNSLIRAGEKGTIAEQLANARRTAEAIVQIIRLGFHVVVTHGNGPQVGAALLRSERSADHVYTHPLDVCDATTQGEIGYLLQQSLLGALADAGLNTPVVTVLTQVVVSLTDPAMERPTKPIGPFYSAREAEIKHQQFGWHIVEDAARGYRRVVPSPEPIEIIEEGVIRRLTDTGVLVVAVGGGGIPVVRVGRGLRGVEAVIDKDRASALLASQLRSDLFIISTDAERVCLNYKKADQRPLGRVTADQLARYHAEGHFPPGNMGPKVESALRFLRNGGQEVIITSYQRLLDAVRGDAGTHIVRGEA